The Thioalkalivibrio thiocyanodenitrificans ARhD 1 genome window below encodes:
- the hscA gene encoding Fe-S protein assembly chaperone HscA, whose translation MALLQISEPGMSTNPHEHRLAVGIDLGTTNSLVATVRNGVAETLSDSEGRHILPSVVHYTREGVEVGHEARRRAALDPLNTIASVKRLMGRGVNDLKTLDGHVPYEFVEGEGGVPRIRTAAGDVTPVEVSAEILRTLRVRAEDSLGGELTGAVITVPAYFDDAQRQATKDAATLAGLNVFRLLNEPTAAAIAYGLDKGQEGVIAVYDLGGGTFDISILRLSRGVFQVLSTGGDSALGGDDFDRAIAEWIMQEAGMGGESDHGRMRQLMMDACAAKEALTDSDEAELRIRMSGEKVWNGCMTCEQMNCLIDPLINKTLAACRRALRDAGVKADEVMEVIMVGGSTRVPRVRSRVAEFFGREPHVDIDPDRVVAVGAALQADVLAGNKPNDEMLLLDVIPLSLGIETMGGLVEHIIPRNTTIPVARAQEFTTFKDGQTAMSLHVVQGERDVVDHNRSLARFILREIPPMVAGAARIEVTFQVDADGLLSVTAVEQTSGAHAGVEVKPSYGLTDVEIETMLRDSMSHAQEDMEARRLREQQVEADRVIEALDAALEADGDTLLEAAERKAIDQARAKLVAARRDGDYEAIRQAIRTVEKASEGFVARRMDSSIRKAMAGHRVEEFQ comes from the coding sequence CCTTCCCTCGGTGGTGCATTACACGCGTGAGGGCGTTGAGGTGGGCCACGAGGCCAGGCGCCGTGCCGCGCTGGATCCGCTCAACACCATTGCGTCGGTGAAGCGCCTCATGGGCCGGGGGGTGAATGACCTCAAGACCCTCGACGGCCACGTGCCCTATGAGTTCGTGGAGGGCGAGGGAGGCGTGCCCCGCATCCGCACGGCGGCCGGCGATGTCACGCCCGTGGAGGTATCCGCCGAGATCCTTCGGACCCTGCGCGTGCGCGCCGAGGACAGCCTGGGTGGCGAACTCACGGGTGCGGTCATCACCGTGCCCGCGTATTTCGATGACGCGCAGCGCCAGGCCACCAAGGACGCCGCGACGCTGGCGGGCCTCAACGTGTTCCGCCTGCTCAACGAGCCCACCGCCGCGGCCATCGCCTACGGCCTGGACAAGGGACAGGAAGGCGTGATCGCCGTCTACGACCTTGGCGGCGGCACCTTCGATATTTCCATTCTTCGCCTGTCGCGGGGTGTGTTCCAGGTGCTTTCCACGGGGGGCGACAGCGCGCTCGGCGGTGACGACTTCGACCGGGCCATCGCCGAGTGGATCATGCAGGAAGCCGGGATGGGCGGTGAATCCGACCACGGGCGCATGCGTCAGTTGATGATGGATGCCTGTGCGGCCAAGGAGGCGCTCACCGACAGCGACGAGGCCGAGTTGCGCATCCGGATGTCCGGCGAAAAGGTCTGGAACGGCTGCATGACCTGTGAGCAGATGAACTGCCTCATCGATCCGCTCATCAACAAGACCCTGGCGGCCTGCCGCCGCGCCCTGCGCGATGCGGGGGTGAAGGCCGATGAGGTGATGGAAGTGATCATGGTGGGTGGATCCACCCGGGTGCCCCGTGTGCGCAGCCGGGTGGCGGAGTTCTTCGGGCGCGAGCCCCATGTGGACATCGATCCGGACCGGGTGGTGGCAGTGGGGGCGGCGTTGCAGGCGGATGTGCTGGCCGGCAACAAACCCAACGACGAGATGCTGCTGCTGGATGTGATTCCGTTGTCGCTGGGTATTGAAACCATGGGCGGACTGGTGGAGCACATCATCCCGCGTAATACCACCATACCCGTGGCCCGCGCCCAGGAGTTCACCACCTTCAAGGACGGCCAGACGGCCATGTCCCTGCACGTGGTCCAGGGCGAGCGGGACGTGGTGGATCACAACCGCTCGCTTGCCCGGTTTATCCTGCGGGAGATACCCCCCATGGTCGCCGGCGCCGCGCGCATCGAGGTGACCTTCCAGGTGGATGCCGACGGGCTGCTCAGCGTCACCGCCGTGGAGCAGACCAGCGGTGCCCATGCCGGCGTTGAGGTGAAGCCGTCCTACGGTCTCACCGATGTGGAGATCGAAACCATGCTCCGCGATTCCATGAGCCACGCCCAGGAGGACATGGAGGCCCGGCGGCTGCGCGAGCAGCAGGTGGAGGCCGACCGGGTCATCGAGGCCCTGGACGCGGCATTGGAGGCCGACGGCGACACCCTCTTGGAGGCGGCGGAACGCAAGGCCATCGATCAGGCCCGTGCGAAACTGGTGGCGGCCCGGCGCGACGGTGATTACGAAGCCATCAGGCAGGCAATCCGGACCGTCGAGAAGGCCAGCGAGGGATTCGTCGCACGGCGCATGGACTCCAGCATCCGCAAGGCCATGGCCGGTCACCGGGTCGAGGAATTCCAGTAA
- the fdx gene encoding ISC system 2Fe-2S type ferredoxin, which produces MPQIIFLPHADICPEGAVIEVPTGTTICDAALANGIEIEHACEKSCACTTCHVYVREGGESLEDPSEDEEDMLDKAWGLEPESRLSCQAQVQDSDLVVELPRYTINQVSENH; this is translated from the coding sequence ATGCCCCAGATCATCTTCCTCCCTCATGCGGACATCTGCCCCGAGGGGGCCGTTATCGAGGTGCCCACCGGCACTACCATCTGCGATGCCGCGCTCGCCAACGGCATCGAGATCGAGCATGCCTGCGAGAAATCCTGTGCCTGCACCACCTGCCACGTCTACGTGCGGGAAGGCGGAGAATCGCTGGAGGACCCCAGCGAGGATGAGGAGGATATGCTGGACAAGGCCTGGGGTCTTGAACCCGAGTCGCGCCTCTCCTGCCAGGCGCAGGTTCAGGACTCGGATCTGGTGGTGGAGCTGCCCCGCTATACCATCAACCAGGTCTCGGAGAATCACTGA
- the iscX gene encoding Fe-S cluster assembly protein IscX, protein MKWTDTLDIAIALDEAHPEVDPRHVNFVDLRNWIMALPEFDDDPAHCGERILEAVQLAWMGEKDED, encoded by the coding sequence ATGAAGTGGACTGACACCCTGGATATCGCCATCGCCCTCGACGAGGCGCATCCCGAAGTGGACCCCAGGCACGTGAATTTCGTGGACCTGCGCAACTGGATCATGGCTTTGCCCGAATTCGATGATGATCCCGCCCACTGTGGCGAACGTATCCTGGAAGCCGTCCAACTGGCCTGGATGGGCGAGAAGGACGAGGATTGA
- the ndk gene encoding nucleoside-diphosphate kinase, translating into MSVERTLSIIKPDAVAKNVIGDIYARFEKAGLRIVAARMLHLSREQAEGFYAVHRERPFFKDLVDFMISGPVMVQVLEGENAVARNREIMGATNPKEAAPGTIRADFASSIDENAVHGSDAAETARNEIEFFFKPDEICARTR; encoded by the coding sequence ATGTCCGTCGAACGTACGCTTTCCATCATCAAGCCCGACGCTGTCGCCAAGAACGTGATCGGCGATATCTATGCCCGCTTCGAGAAGGCCGGCCTGCGCATCGTCGCCGCGCGCATGCTGCACCTGAGCCGTGAGCAGGCCGAAGGCTTTTATGCCGTGCACAGGGAGCGCCCCTTCTTCAAGGACCTGGTCGACTTCATGATCAGCGGTCCGGTCATGGTTCAGGTGCTGGAAGGCGAAAACGCCGTTGCACGCAATCGCGAGATCATGGGCGCCACCAATCCCAAGGAAGCGGCTCCGGGCACCATCCGAGCGGATTTCGCCAGCAGCATTGACGAGAACGCGGTGCATGGTTCCGATGCCGCCGAGACGGCGCGCAATGAGATCGAATTCTTCTTCAAACCCGACGAGATCTGTGCACGCACCCGCTGA
- a CDS encoding bifunctional tRNA (adenosine(37)-C2)-methyltransferase TrmG/ribosomal RNA large subunit methyltransferase RlmN: MTESAKSNLLGMTRQQLEGFFADMGEKPFRAVQVMKWIHQHGVADFAAMTDLSKTLRERLALMAEVRAPDVVYDQGASDGTHKWLLRLDDGNCIETVFIPEKDRGTLCISSQVGCALDCTFCSTARQGFNRNLTRAEIIGQLWLANRRLTPAPAADGRTPPRVVSNVVLMGMGEPLLNFDAVVDAMRLMLDDNAYGLSKRRVTLSTSGIVPAMDRLKKTLDVALAVSLHAPNDALRDQLVPINRKYPVAELLAACRRYVREERHHQRITFEYVMLEGVNDSPAHARELIRLLRDVPCKVNLIPFNPFPETRYSRSSDAAIARFQDMLAQAGYTTITRRTRGDDIDAACGQLVGKVADRSRRELRFARLEGSTGSPA; this comes from the coding sequence ATGACGGAAAGCGCAAAGTCCAATCTGCTGGGCATGACCCGGCAACAGCTCGAAGGCTTCTTCGCCGATATGGGGGAGAAGCCTTTTCGCGCTGTGCAGGTGATGAAATGGATTCACCAGCACGGCGTCGCCGATTTTGCCGCGATGACGGATCTGTCCAAGACTTTGCGCGAACGGCTTGCTCTGATGGCCGAGGTGCGCGCCCCGGACGTCGTCTACGATCAGGGCGCCTCCGATGGCACTCACAAGTGGCTGCTGCGGCTGGACGACGGCAATTGCATTGAAACGGTGTTCATTCCCGAGAAGGATCGGGGTACGCTGTGCATCTCCTCCCAGGTGGGATGTGCTCTGGACTGCACCTTCTGTTCCACCGCTCGGCAGGGTTTCAATCGCAATCTCACCCGCGCCGAGATCATTGGTCAGTTGTGGCTGGCCAACCGCAGATTGACGCCCGCGCCCGCGGCCGACGGCAGGACGCCGCCGCGGGTGGTGAGCAACGTTGTGCTCATGGGCATGGGGGAACCGCTGCTGAACTTCGATGCGGTGGTGGATGCCATGCGTCTGATGCTGGACGACAATGCCTACGGGCTCAGCAAACGGCGGGTGACATTGAGTACCTCGGGTATCGTGCCCGCCATGGATCGGCTAAAGAAGACACTGGACGTGGCCCTGGCCGTCAGTCTGCACGCGCCCAACGACGCCCTGCGGGATCAGCTGGTACCCATCAACCGCAAGTATCCTGTGGCGGAGCTTTTGGCCGCCTGCCGGCGCTATGTGCGGGAGGAACGTCATCACCAGCGCATCACCTTCGAGTACGTGATGCTGGAGGGCGTCAACGACAGCCCGGCCCATGCGCGCGAGCTGATCCGGCTGTTACGCGACGTACCCTGCAAGGTGAACCTGATTCCGTTCAACCCGTTTCCGGAAACGCGCTACAGTCGTTCCTCCGACGCCGCGATCGCGCGATTCCAGGACATGCTCGCGCAAGCGGGCTACACGACCATCACCCGGCGGACCCGGGGCGACGACATCGACGCCGCCTGCGGTCAGCTTGTGGGCAAGGTGGCTGATCGCAGTCGCCGGGAACTTCGGTTCGCACGGTTGGAAGGAAGTACCGGGAGCCCCGCATGA
- the pilW gene encoding type IV pilus biogenesis/stability protein PilW, with protein sequence MNVVIRYWLVAGLALVFLAGCATQATLQDRDRARQGAEINVDLGLHYLANNNLEQARTNLARALDMAPDYARAHSAFAMLQVRLNNEREAERSFRRAVELDPDDSFTWNSFGAFLCGTGRLDEAQDAFRNALANPYYPTPEHALTNAGVCLLEAGQTKEAEESLRRALDNNANYTPALLEMARLTFNDERFLQTRAYLQRFREHREHTAETLWLCFRAETELRDREGAGNCAVRLKDRFPDSRETARLLELERRGR encoded by the coding sequence ATGAATGTCGTGATCCGTTACTGGCTGGTAGCCGGCCTGGCGCTGGTATTTCTCGCCGGATGCGCCACGCAGGCGACATTGCAGGACCGTGACCGAGCCCGCCAGGGTGCCGAAATCAATGTGGACCTGGGCCTGCATTACCTGGCCAACAACAACCTGGAGCAGGCGCGTACCAACCTCGCGCGTGCCCTGGATATGGCGCCCGACTATGCCCGGGCCCACAGTGCCTTCGCGATGCTTCAGGTGCGGCTGAATAATGAACGGGAGGCGGAGCGTTCCTTCCGCCGCGCCGTTGAACTGGATCCCGATGATTCCTTTACCTGGAACAGCTTTGGCGCCTTCCTGTGCGGGACGGGGCGTCTGGATGAAGCCCAGGATGCATTCAGGAATGCACTGGCCAATCCCTACTACCCGACACCGGAGCATGCGCTGACCAACGCAGGCGTCTGTCTGCTGGAGGCCGGACAAACGAAGGAGGCAGAGGAGTCTCTTCGCCGTGCGCTGGACAACAACGCGAACTACACGCCCGCCCTGCTCGAGATGGCGCGCCTGACCTTCAACGACGAACGCTTCCTGCAGACCCGCGCGTACCTGCAGCGCTTCCGCGAGCATCGTGAGCACACCGCAGAGACCCTGTGGCTCTGCTTCCGTGCGGAGACGGAGTTGCGCGACCGCGAAGGTGCGGGCAACTGCGCTGTGCGCCTGAAGGATCGCTTCCCGGATTCGCGCGAGACAGCCCGGTTGCTGGAGCTGGAACGCCGTGGCCGATGA
- a CDS encoding helix-turn-helix domain-containing protein, which produces MADERIHSTDEVADRDVIAGPGARIREARERAGLSQQDLADRLHLNVSMLESLETDRFDALPVPAYVRGYLRAAARALDLDPEPLIAAFDAQGVREPKLDTPPVTAGPGVAAARRGHRRAPYVLGVVILAAVVVLIAYGWYERQAEVRVLPGLSSDRITLEEPHRAPLSTREDPPVTVPGDEAQPEPRAEPLQDIGPPPVIGDRGVEPEPEREAQALEPEAVEEAPPDIEPEPPVAESEPEPPGNGLLPAGDGADSLSLTFVDDSWVEIHDATDARLLVGLMRDGTERRVSGVAPFRVFLGNAPGVRVRINDEAYDPSPHTRSDNTARFVLERSR; this is translated from the coding sequence GTGGCCGATGAGCGGATCCACAGCACTGACGAGGTTGCCGATCGCGACGTGATCGCCGGGCCGGGGGCCCGTATTCGGGAAGCCCGGGAACGGGCCGGACTCAGTCAGCAGGATCTGGCCGACCGGCTGCACCTGAATGTCTCCATGCTCGAGTCCCTGGAAACGGATCGTTTCGATGCGCTTCCGGTACCCGCCTACGTGCGGGGCTATCTACGCGCTGCGGCCCGCGCCCTGGACCTGGATCCGGAACCCCTTATCGCGGCGTTTGACGCCCAGGGCGTGCGTGAGCCGAAGCTGGACACCCCGCCGGTAACCGCCGGCCCCGGGGTTGCCGCGGCCCGGCGCGGACACCGCAGGGCGCCATATGTGCTGGGCGTCGTGATCCTGGCGGCTGTGGTCGTGCTCATCGCCTACGGCTGGTACGAGCGACAGGCCGAGGTGCGGGTGCTGCCGGGCCTCAGTTCGGATCGTATCACTCTCGAGGAGCCCCACCGGGCGCCCCTGTCGACGCGGGAAGACCCGCCGGTCACCGTGCCGGGCGATGAGGCGCAACCGGAGCCCCGCGCCGAGCCGTTGCAGGATATCGGTCCGCCGCCCGTGATCGGAGACCGGGGCGTGGAACCGGAGCCCGAACGGGAAGCGCAGGCCTTGGAGCCGGAAGCGGTGGAAGAGGCCCCGCCCGATATCGAGCCGGAGCCGCCGGTGGCGGAGAGCGAGCCCGAACCCCCCGGGAACGGGCTGCTGCCTGCCGGAGACGGGGCGGACAGCCTGTCGCTGACGTTCGTGGATGACTCCTGGGTGGAGATTCATGATGCCACTGACGCACGCCTGCTGGTGGGGCTGATGCGCGACGGGACCGAGCGCCGGGTGTCGGGCGTGGCGCCGTTCCGGGTATTCCTGGGAAACGCACCGGGTGTTCGGGTGCGAATCAACGACGAGGCCTACGATCCATCGCCGCACACCCGCTCGGACAACACGGCCCGCTTTGTCCTGGAGCGGTCCCGGTGA
- the hisS gene encoding histidine--tRNA ligase → MAKTLQSIRGMHDVLPEDSAGWQHLETTTRDLLSGYGYREIRMPIVEQTELFARSIGEVTDIVEKEMYTFEDRNGDSLTLRPEGTAGCVRAGIEHGFLHNQQQRLWYLGPMFRHERPQKGRYRQFHQIGVETFGMEGPDVDAELILMTARLWRVLGIRDVRLEINSLGSAEARAAYRERLVRHFESHAKVLDEDARRRLHTNPLRVLDSKNPAMRDAIRSAPSLLDHLDPASREHFEQLQTLLKAAGIGFTVNPALVRGLDYYCRTVFEWITDTLGAQGTVCAGGRYDGLVEQLGGRATPAAGFAMGLERLLAMIEAAGTLPPAAVPHAYLVLAGEGTLAEGLRVAERLRDALPGLRLVVNGGGGSFKAQIRRADRSGALLALILGESELAEGTIGVKPLREGGGEQETVPREALVEYLRGRMECAAPVR, encoded by the coding sequence ATGGCAAAAACCCTGCAATCCATCCGCGGCATGCACGACGTGCTGCCCGAGGACAGCGCCGGTTGGCAGCATCTCGAAACCACCACCCGTGATCTGTTGTCCGGCTACGGCTATCGGGAAATCCGCATGCCCATCGTGGAGCAGACGGAGCTGTTCGCCCGTTCTATCGGCGAGGTCACGGATATCGTCGAGAAGGAAATGTACACGTTCGAGGACCGCAACGGCGACAGCCTGACCCTGCGGCCCGAGGGCACGGCCGGTTGCGTACGCGCCGGCATAGAGCACGGATTCCTGCACAACCAGCAGCAGCGGCTCTGGTACCTGGGCCCCATGTTCCGCCACGAACGCCCGCAGAAGGGCCGTTACCGGCAGTTCCACCAGATCGGCGTGGAAACCTTCGGCATGGAAGGTCCGGATGTGGATGCGGAGCTCATCCTCATGACGGCGCGCCTCTGGCGGGTGCTGGGTATCCGCGATGTGCGCCTGGAGATCAATTCCCTGGGCTCCGCCGAGGCGCGTGCCGCTTACCGTGAACGGCTGGTGCGCCACTTCGAGTCCCATGCCAAGGTGCTGGACGAGGATGCGCGGCGCAGGTTGCACACCAACCCCCTGCGCGTTCTGGACAGCAAAAACCCCGCCATGCGGGATGCGATACGAAGCGCGCCGAGCCTGCTGGATCATCTGGATCCCGCATCCCGAGAGCATTTCGAACAGCTGCAGACGCTGCTGAAGGCCGCCGGCATCGGATTCACGGTGAATCCGGCGCTGGTGCGCGGACTCGATTACTATTGCCGGACCGTGTTCGAATGGATCACCGACACCCTTGGGGCCCAGGGGACCGTGTGCGCCGGAGGGCGATATGATGGTCTGGTGGAGCAACTGGGTGGCCGCGCCACGCCGGCGGCGGGTTTCGCCATGGGGCTGGAGCGCCTGCTCGCCATGATCGAGGCGGCGGGCACCTTGCCGCCCGCCGCGGTTCCCCACGCCTATCTGGTCCTGGCGGGCGAGGGCACCCTCGCGGAAGGGCTGCGCGTGGCAGAGCGGCTCCGTGACGCCCTTCCGGGCCTGCGCCTGGTGGTCAACGGGGGCGGCGGGAGCTTCAAGGCTCAGATCAGGCGCGCGGACCGCAGCGGCGCACTGCTGGCCCTGATTCTCGGCGAGTCGGAGCTCGCGGAGGGTACCATCGGTGTCAAGCCGCTGCGTGAGGGGGGCGGCGAACAGGAGACGGTGCCCCGGGAAGCCCTCGTGGAGTATCTGCGCGGCAGGATGGAGTGCGCGGCCCCCGTGCGCTAG